One genomic region from Cryptococcus gattii WM276 chromosome C, complete sequence encodes:
- a CDS encoding uncharacterized protein (Similar to SGTC gene model, INSD accession EAL21655.1), whose amino-acid sequence MANTRPYTREELKSLRRADLQTLYKLHNLKGANGTNATLINTLVEYFTSPAYREAFPQPTGSQTSQVASKAIAAPKAERLYKQLPTKPVTSRKAAGMKRNAPDLGTRTGTRIGSGTAGGTRTVSVENIKTAGQRRREQPEAEATSNVEEEVAMDERRESSALACRPPIPTPQSSLTPQPQQQIPQPPTINLSEVQALISENDAKWHTRLENVEKRFGDEVERLRKEVREVRLKYEELERLERVRAPRPFPQLPGPSSGPRIPGAAALSQSHHRSVSLPFSNLGKRRLPSEHRSESEDAEVKRVRYNGRVEPSTSISVSGPMTTEASGQPHTPSPRKAPSSFPSDFFAPPPTAVLPSSSASRPVSLLSRTPSPSRQGVVPDNSQTPRLPFEWRAPEFCSRIGTPLRTPFTIERTPEFATTPEPPMMSMSPSLEGGTLGSRLTPGRTLVHLHGSTPDRSDEDVKAEGSTSASTPGQAPSRAGEGISLSAVTELERIDEDEELAPSPPVQHVSPAGQLRFPVIKPHPGLGVGLTGSPSSGSPKLIRRSISQPNQSATSSVFGQHSLLAPPALISRGSRAGSERPAVTNRAFTQSPPPRPRSASAMHRTSYGRSVSAASSRHALPLPSTIIPTETAPQVRSASADYMRIAMFGLEDASLDSVDYADDPLQTDALPDVSDGPAPEEGEAGPSTGVGTSAGVTAERRRWRKVDEVVTPGHRTLLGTERYNDTRFGDIPVGMWAQPNNDFGTPGRPF is encoded by the exons ATGGCGAATACAAGACCATATACCCGTGAAGAGCTCAAGTCTCTAAGGCGGGCGGATCTTCAAACACTATACAAG CTACACAATCTGAAAGGTGCAAACGGCACAAATGCGACATTGATCAATACGCTTGTAGAATACTTTACATCCCCCGCCTATCGTGAAGCCTTTCCACAGCCTACCGGTTCGCAAACTTCCCAAGTCGCTAGCAAGGCCATCGCAGCACCCAAAGCCGAGAGACTGTACAAGCAGTTGCCCACAAAGCCAGTCACTTCTAGAAAAGCGGCTGGAATGAAGAGAAATGCACCTGATTTGGGGACAAGGACAGGGACGAGGATTGGGTCTGGAACTGCAGGGGGGACGAGAACAGTTTCAGTGGAAAATATAAAGACTGCAGGgcagaggagaagagaacAACCGGAAGCCGAAGCCACTTCAAACGTAGAAGAGGAAGTAGCGATGGATGAGAGGCGAG AATCATCAGCACTCGCTTGTCGACCACCGATACCAACCCCACAGTCATCGTTAACGCCTCAACCACAACAACAAATACCCCAACCTCCTACAATAAATCTTTCGGAAGTACAAGCGTTAATATCTGAAAATGACGCGAAGTGGCATACCCGTCTTGAGAATGTTGAGAAGCGGTTTGGTGATGAAGTTGAGCGGTTAAGAAAAGAAGTCAGGGAAGTTAGATTAAAGTATGAAGAATTGGAACGGCTGGAAAGA GTTCGCGCACCGCGGCCGTTTCCTCAACTTCCTGGGCCTTCTAGTGGTCCACGCATACCCGGTGCCGCTGCCTTATCTCAGTCTCATCATCGATCTGTGTCTCTCCCATTCTCCAACTTGGGTAAGCGCCGTTTACCCTCCGAACATCGGTCGGAAAGTGAGGATGCAGAAGTTAAGAGAGTACGATATAACGGACGAGTGGAGCCATCCACATCTATTTCTGTATCTGGTCCTATGACAACTGAAGCATCAGGCCAGCCTCACACACCTTCACCTCGTAAAGCTCCCTCATCGTTTCCCTCAGACTTCTTCGCCCCTCCTCCAACTGCTGTTTTACCTTCTTCATCCGCATCGCGACCTGTCAGCCTCTTATCTCGGACGCCTTCCCCTTCCCGCCAGGGAGTTGTCCCTGATAACTCCCAAACACCGAGACTTCCATTCGAATGGCGTGCACCCGAATTCTGTTCGCGTATAGGTACACCGCTGCGAACGCCGTTCACCATTGAACGAACACCCGAGTTCGCTACCACGCCAGAGCCACCTATGATGAGCATGAGTCCATCTTTAGAGGGAGGAACGCTGGGTTCAAGGTTGACCCCTGGGAGAACACTAGTCCACTTGCATGGGTCGACACCCGATCGTTCTGATGAGGACGTCAAGGCCGAGGGATCAACGTCAGCTTCAACACCAGGACAGGCTCCCAGCAGAGCAGGTGAAGGCATTTCCCTGTCAGCAGTGACGGAGCTTGAGAGGAttgatgaagacgaggaaCTGGCTCCTTCTCCGCCTGTACAACACGTGTCTCCTGCTGGTCAGCTTCGCTTCCCAGTCATCAAGCCCCATCCTGGGCTCGGGGTGGGCTTGACCGGATCACCTAGCTCAGGGTCGCCAAAACTTATACGAAGATCCATCTCACAGCCCAATCAATCTGCTACTTCCTCTGTCTTTGGCCAGCACTCCCTTCTGGCTCCTCCGGCTCTCATATCCCGCGGCTCTCGCGCAGGATCTGAACGACCTGCAGTCACGAACCGGGCGTTCACCCAATCACCacctcctcgtcctcggTCTGCCTCTGCCATGCATCGCACTTCCTATGGCCGGTCGGTTTCTGCAGCTTCATCCCGCCATGCTCTTCCCCTACCCAGTACGATCATCCCTACAGAAACTGCTCCACAGGTCCGATCCGCCTCGGCAGACTATATGCGCATTGCAATGTTTGGCCTCGAAGACGCGTCTCTTGACTCTGTTGATTACGCCGATGACCCATTACAGACGGATGCGCTGCCTGATGTGAGCGACGGTCCTGCAccagaagaaggagaggcaGGGCCAAGTACAGGCGTTGGGACGTCTGCGGGCGTTACAGcagagaggaggagatggaggaaggtAGATGAGGTGGTTACTCCCGGGCATAGAACATTGTTAGGAACAGAGAGGTATAATGATACGAGGTTTGGAGATATCCCCGTGGGTATGTGGGCACAGCCCAACAACGATTTTGGAACGCCTGGAAGACCGTTTTAA
- a CDS encoding Hmp1 protein, putative (Similar to TIGR gene model, INSD accession AAW42102.1), with product MSNPNEPSKTNGQLNSLIGSGKTLVGNAIETAYSAVGGSTEPSSWTTAGQKQHDKGEAEITAAKTQGYVEGVGDRLEGKKDSVVGAITGDKSQQASGNVQHDKGEAQMNVNSS from the exons ATGTCTAATCCTAACGAGCCATCCAAGACCAACGGTCAG CTTAACTCTCTTATCGGTTCTGGCAAGACCCTTGTTGGTAATGCCATTGAGACCGCCTACTCTGCAGTCGGTGGTTCTACTgaaccttcttcttggaCCACTGCCGGTCAGAAGCAGCACGACAAGGGAGAGGCAGAGATCACTGCTGCCAAAACCCAGGGATACGTCGAAGG TGTTGGCGACCGACTTGAGGGCAAGAAGGACTCTGTCGTGGGCGCTATCACTGGTGACAAGTCTCAACAGGCCTCTGGTAATGTCCAGCATGACAAGGGTGAGGCTCAGATGAACGTTAACT CCTCATAA
- a CDS encoding uncharacterized protein (Similar to SGTC gene model, INSD accession EAL21657.1), which yields MNPYSLDYTRHSQDQQYNTARISSGLEASSSRTASTSYIYGRGNNAYTSSWTGTSPVEERPARKLDRPWENGNDIKGLGQPPAPAQQPPQQQQQQQQQSSQSGVFPSSGPTAKRGSRACMACRRGKNRCEWDPAGKETSCRRCLMNGTQCVFEKPAEKSGTRARTNSAVADLPSEAENRIISLETMVETLSSGQTQMQTTLQQILTLLPQTQSLLTPTGGHQTFLSQNTPSTGIPPSTIFPSVSPPQTFHDAAGMSNVRDNAQPERPRSPQNTATGRGRSSSTMNRVNSMKEFPPLPGFAPPNHRFGTYGIIPLPSAPPSPSRSRHSSRSSSSSRSRDEYSSALPHETLTAPIQALQALANAADQAAALVDKDDEGEKGKSVNQEISSDGGDEGSRREEGGVKKGAARPWKTSGENDEDRGRSRKRKRVTVDGQNIHLKVRKKTRPDPTPRNPFPDVVTKGLVSEEEARELWDIFFSGCHYFVPLWDKSYDTFETYIERTPFSTNGLLAVAAKIRAGNGPVDETFHRCLEEAQGIARSTLFGPIVRKEAVMAMLILSLWSQNGWLPCGHALRMGLDINLHKALDKLANKEEKRTEAEERDLVVSARIWLNCYMHEHLVSLGTGKPILLRDDSSVRQARELLGHPMASDTDMRLIAGVELVNIRITILEHLTPLHGSTDAPTISFVKNKLAELQAWHREWYDIHKSRYDDESVVVKLLETERVYAELWTVCVALRGCSWDKLSHERKELVFHAKDCAWRCLEIFLRSNNFRKHLKYATHDQLVSVAFAAVFLLKVAILYPTSLSIPLLVTQVSELAHCLSAECFAERYALTLRLMLSNFRRATGALSTIPGTPRMAVSMTAGAVHGLSGLSMTPLNVNGQMNDVEGSFQNFLSLPQMENHSMDVGGEGDNVDPGVGATGFGGTVGDGGIWDMMGLEGFDWPTELSPSSMPVWLREGNATDLGLPVDGSDSLFLPVELANMFMPSNSNANGLYQFTLPDSGDVGAEAW from the exons ATGAACCCGTACTCTCTCGACTACACTCGGCACTCCCAGGACCAACAGTACAACACGGCTCGGATAAGTTCAGGTCTGGAGGCTAGTTCTAGCAGGACGGCATCGACCAGTTACATCTATGGCCGCGGAAACAACGCATATACCTCCTCATGGACTGGCACAAGTCCCGTAGAAGAACGACCTGCCCGAAAGCTTGATAGACCTTGGGAGAATGGAAACGACATAAAAGGATTGGGCCAACCCCCAGCGCCGGCACAACAGCCCcctcaacaacaacagcaacagcaacaacagTCATCTCAGTCGGGCGTATTTCCGAGCTCCGGCCCTACGGCCAAAAGAGGAAGCAGAGCTTGCATGGCTT GTCGGCGGGGCAAAAATCGTTGTGAATGGGATCCCGCAGGCAAGGAGACGTCATGTCGACGATGTCTCATGAATGGCACCCAATGTGTATTCGAGAAACCGGCAGAGAAAAGCGGAACGCGAGCCAGGACGAATAGCGCTGTAGCCGACCTTCCAAGCGAAGCTGAAAA TCGCATAATCAGTCTGGAGACGATGGTGGAGACCCTTTCAAGCGGACAAACGCAGATGCAAACCACG CTTCAGCAGATCCTCACATTGCTACCTCAGACTCAGTCTCTATTGACACCAACAGGAGGTCATCAGACATTCCTTTCGCAGAACACCCCTTCTACAGGTATACCGCCTTCGACTATATTCCCCTCGGTATCTCCGCCCCAGACTTTCCATGATGCTGCTGGAATGTCTAATGTTAGAGATAACGCACAGCCAGAAAGACCTCGTTCACCTCAAAATACTGCTACCGGTCGAGGTAGATCGAGCTCGACGATGAACAGGGTTAATTCTATGAAAGAGTTCCCTCCTTTGCCAGGATTTGCACCCCCA AACCATCGTTTCGGTACTTATGGGATCATCCCCCTACCTTCAGCCCCGCCTTCACCATCACGCTCTCGTCACTCTTCTCGgtcatcttcttccagcCGATCCCGCGACGAGTATTCTAGTGCTTTACCGCACGAAACCCTCACAGCACCTATCCAGGCGTTACAAGCACTTGCGAATGCGGCAGATCAAGCAGCTGCTTTGGTTGAcaaagatgatgaaggtGAAAAAGGGAAGTCGGTGAACCAAGAAATCTCGTCAGACGGAGGTGATGAAGGCTCTCGAAGAGAGGAAGGTGGAGTCAAAAAAGGAGCTGCACGACCGTGGAAGACAAGTGGTgagaatgatgaagataGAGGAAGGAGtaggaagaggaagagggtgacTGTCGATGGACAGAATATTCATTTGAAAGTTCGAAAGAAGACTAGGCCGGATCCAACTCCAAGGAATCCATTCCCAGATGTGGTCACCAAAGGCTTAGTTTCGGAGGAAGAGGCCAGAGAGCTTTGGGACAT ATTCTTCTCTGGCTGCCATTATTTTGTGCCACTTTGGGACAAGTCTTACGACACGTTTGAGACTTATATCGAGCGCACACCATTCTCCACCAACGGTCTTCTCGCTGTAGCAGCCAAAATCAGGGCAGGTAATGGACCCGTGGATGAGACATTTCATCGGTGTTTGGAAGAAGCACAGGGTATCGCGAGAAGCACCTTGTTCGGGCCGATAGTGAGGAAAGAGGCGGTGATGGCGATGTTGATATTGAGCCTTTGGAGTCAAAATGGATGGTTACCTTGCGG ACACGCTTTAAGAATGGGGTTGGATATCAATCTTCATAAGGCTTTGGACAAACTGGCAAAtaaggaggagaagaggacAGAAGCTGAAGAACGGGATTTAG TTGTGTCAGCGAGAATCTGGTTAAATTGCTACATGCATGAGCACTT AGTTAGCCTTGGGACTGGCAAACCAATATTATTGCGCGATGATTCTTCGGTAAGGCAGGCGAGGGAGCTTTT AGGTCACCCAATGGCATCTGATACGGACATGCGATTGATCGCTGGCGTAGAACTGGTCAACATCAGAA TCACTATTCTCGAGCATCTCACACCTCTTCATGGCAGTACAGACGCACCTACCATATCATTCGTCAAGAACAAACTTGCAGAGCTTCAAGCATGGCATCGCGAGTGGTACGATATTCATAAAAGCCGATATGACGATGAGAGTGTGGTGGTAAAATTGCTAGAGACAGAGAGAGTTTATGCGGAGCTGTGGACAGTCTGCGTCGCGCTTCGAGGTTGTTCTTGGGATAAG TTATCACATGAGCGAAAGGAACTAGTCTTTCATGCCAAAGATTGTGCATGGAGGTGTCTTGAAATCTTCTTGAGATCAAATAACTTCAGGAAACATTTGAAATACGCCACCCATGATCAGCTTGTGTCTGTTGCATTTGCAGCGGTCTTTCTACTGAAAGT TGCGATCCTCTACCCAAcatctctctccatccCTCTCCTCGTCACTCAAGTATCTGAACTTGCACATTGCTTGTCGGCTGAATGCTTCGCTGAGAGATACGCGCTCACACTCCGCCTCATGCTTTCTAACTTCCGCCGCGCAACTGGTGCGCTGTCCACCATACCTGGAACTCCACGTATGGCAGTTTCAATGACCGCAGGAGCTGTCCATGGACTAAGCGGACTGTCTATGACTCCGCTGAATGTGAACGGCCAGATGAATGATGTGGAAGGAAGTTTCCAAAATTTCTTGAGTCTTCCTCAGATGGAAAATCACAGCATGGATGTgggtggagaaggagataATGTAGACCCTGGTGTGGGGGCTACAGGTTTTGGTGGGACGGTGGGAGATGGGGGCATATGGGATATGATGGGTTTGGAAGGGTTTGATTGGCCGACGGAGCTTAGTCCGAGCTCGATGCCAGTGTGGCTCCGAGAGGGG AATGCGACAGATCTTGGTTTACCAGTCGATGGGTCAGACTCTCTATTCTTACCTGTCGA ATTGGCAAACATGTTCATGCCTTCCAATTCTAATGCCAACGGATTATACCAGTTTACGCTCCCAGATTCTGGTGATGTTGGTGCAGAGGCATGGTGA
- a CDS encoding Putative transporter C530.15c (Similar to TIGR gene model, INSD accession AAW42098.1~Duplicated and diverged from downstream gene CGB_C9450W) codes for MYTASDSTQVNEDKLLSSYTLKRYPWRPYVTPFEEIIGKKYPGSGTNEDPYIVDWLHNDKEDPQQWPGTYKWFSIFIVSMMTLAVALSSSAYSGGILSMMEDLGSSRELLIAGMSLFVLGFAFGPLLWAPLSELYGRRWIYIISYALLTLWSGAAAGAPNVGSLLVFRFFGGFFGSSPLANAGGTISDVLNANQRGLGMALFAAAPFLGPALGPITGGFLGLTSGWRWIEGFLTILSGVLLIVGILFASETYAPTMLRQRAKRLSKVTGNVYRFRADAKKPLDVKVVFKASLIRPWKFLFLEPIVAILSIYVAILYGILYLFFAAYPIIFQQGRGWNTGVGGLAFLGVLVGSLASVVISIFVVNPQYVKVAKKKSGRADPEDRLPPALWGGILIVIGLAGTAATDGPDVHWIAPIIFGAPFGCGIIIVFLAIMSYLVDSYTIYAASVLAANSVLRSLFGAAFPLFTNQMFDKLGLHWGVALPGFLSLSCVPFIWVFYKYGAGIRAKCKYSADAERQMAMIMASRTAQSKQEDEEARAAGKEVIYPSDSRPEGDGSQDVQPAEQTGSLGRSQSKKSKHSASVSQSGHGAPLGRVPTHIHHEWTVYEALADRDANDLEDDERIKLEILRRKFGDRSKVDK; via the exons ATGTACACCGCCAGCGACTCTACCCAAGTAAACGAGGACAAGCTTCTTTCCTCTTACACTCTCAAGAGGTATCCCTGGCGACCTTATGTGACGCCCTTTGAGGAGATCATTGGGAAAAAGTACCCTGGTTCCGGTACTAATGAAGATCCGTACATCGTCGACTGGCTGCACAATGACAAGGAGGATCCTCAACAATGGCCTGGCACTTACAAATGGTTTAGC ATCTTCATTGTCAGTATGATGACCCTTGCAGTGGCTCTGAGCTCTTCTGCATATTCTGGAGGTATTCTTAGTATGATGGAGGACTTAGGTTCTAGCAGAGAGCTTCTCATTGCCGGTATGTCCCTCTTTGTCCTAGGATTTGCCTTTGGTCCACT ATTATGGGCCCCATTGTCAGAGTTATATGGCCGACGTTGGATCTACATCATCTCCTATGCTCTCCTTACCCTCTGGTCTGgtgctgctgctggtgcACCCAACGTCGGTTCCCTACTCGTCTTTCGTTTCTTCGGCGGCTTCTTTGGCTCATCGCCTCTTGCCAACGCAGGTGGTACTATCAGCGATGTCCTTAACGCCAATCAACGAGGTCTAGGCATGGCTCTATTCGCTGCCGCCCCTTTTCTTGGTCCGGCATTAGGTCCTATCACAGGTGGTTTCCTGGGTCTAACTTCTGGGTGGCGGTGGATTGAGGGTTTCCTGACCATTCTTAGTGGCGTCCTGTTAATTGTGGGCATTTTATTTGCCAGCGAGACTTACGCTCCCACTATGTTGAGGCAGAGAGCGAAGCGGCTAAGCAAGGTCACTGGCAATGTCTACAGGTTTAGGGCCGACGCCAAAAAACCTCTCGATGTAAAAGTCGTGTTCAAAGCGAGCTTAATTCGTCCTTGGAAGTTTCTCTTTCTTGAGCCTATTGTTGCTATCCTTAGTATTTACGTT GCGATCCTTTATGGTATTCTCTACCTGTTTTTCGCAGCCTACCCTATCATTTTCCAACAAGGTCGTGGCTGGAACACTGGTGTGGGAGGCCTCGCATTTCTTGGTGTACTTGTAGGCTCCCTGGCTTCGGTCGtcatctccatctttgTGGTCAACCCCCAATACGTCAAGGtggcgaagaagaagagcggCCGTGCAGATCCGGAAGATCGGCTCCCTCCTGCACTTTGGGGTGGAATCCTCATCGTTATCGGTCTTGCTGGTACTGCCGCCACTGATGGTCCCGATGTCCACTGGATCGCCCCGATCATATTTGGTGCGCCTTTTGGTTGTGGTATTATCATTGTCTTCTTGGCGATTATGAGTTACCTGGTCGACAGTTACACCATCTACGCTGCATCTGTCCTTGCCGCCAACTCAGTTCTTCGATCCCTCTTTGGCGCTGCTTTTCCGCTATTCACAAACCAGATGTTCGATAAACTCGGTCTGCATTGGGGTGTGGCCTTGCCTGGTTTCCTGTCCTTGTCTTGCGTCCCCTTCATCTGGGTGTTTTACAAGTACGGTGCCGGTATTCGCGCCAAGTGCAAGTACTCTGCCGATGCTGAGCGACAGATGGCGATGATCATGGCTTCTAGGACGGCTCAGTCCAAGcaggaggacgaggaggcTAGAGCTGCGGGCAAAGAGGTCATTTATCCCTCAGACAGCCGACCTGAAGGTGATGGATCGCAGGATGTCCAGCCCGCTGAACAAACAGGGAGTTTAGGAAGGAGTCAAAGCAAAAAGAGTAAACATTCTGCCAGTGTTAGCCAGTCCGGTCACGGCGCACCGTTAGGCAGGGTTCCCACACACATTCATCATGAATGGACCGTATATGAAGCTCTTGCCGACAGAGATGCGAATGATTTGGAGGACGATGAACGGATCAAGCTTGAAATTCTTCGTCGGAAGTTTGGGGATCGTTCAAAGGTAGACAAATAA
- a CDS encoding Putative transporter C530.15c (Similar to TIGR gene model, INSD accession AAW42095.1~Duplicated and diverged from upstream gene CGB_C9440W), which translates to MSVTSDITQVDGRIHSKLAASDKPLSSYTLKKYPWRPYVTPFEEIIGKKYPGSGTNEDPYIVDWLPNDREDPQNWSGTYKWFTIFIVSAMTLAVALSSSAYSGGIESLMEELGASRELLIAGISLFVVGFAFGPLFWAPLSEVFGRRYIYIASYALLTLWSGAAAGAPNVGALLVFRFFAGFFGSSPLANAGGTISDVLDANQRGLGMAFFSAAPFLGPSLGPIAGGFLGMTSGWRWVEGFLTIFCGILFIVGIIFCGETYAPVILRARAKRLSQVTGNVYRFRADAKKPLNVVTMFKVSLIRPWKFLFLEPIVTILSLYTALIYGILYLFFAAYPIIFQSGRGWNTGIGGLAFLGVLVGTVISVLLSIFVSNPQYVKIAKKKGGRADPEDRLPPAMWGGVLIVIGLAGTAATDGPDVHWIAPIIFGIPFGCGIIVVFLSVLGYLVDSYTIYAASVLAANSVLRSLFGAAFPLFTVQMFDKMGVHWGVALPGFLSLACIPATWVFYKYGAGIRAKCKYSADAERQMAMIMAARMAQSKQEDEEARAEGKEVIYPAGSRPEGEVQDVQPAEQEGGLGKVESRAGEYTGPQSAGGAPLARVPTHLHHEWTIYEALADRDENDLADDERIKLQDLHNKFDNKLRK; encoded by the exons ATGTCTGTCACTAGCGACATCACCCAAGTTGATGGGCGCATTCACTCAAAGTTGGCCGCCAGTGATAAACCTCTCTCATCTTACACCCTCAAAAAGTATCCCTGGCGACCTTATGTGACGCCCTTTGAGGAGATCATTGGGAAAAAGTACCCTGGTTCCGGTACTAATGAAGATCCGTATATCGTCGACTGGCTGCCCAATGACAGGGAAGATCCTCAGAATTGGTCTGGCACCTACAAGTGGTTCACC ATTTTCATTGTCAGTGCGATGACTCTTGCCGTCGCTTTGAG TTCTTCCGCATACTCCGGAGGTATCGAAAGTCTTATGGAGGAGCTTGGCGCTAGCAGAGAACTTCTCATTGCTGGTATCTCTCTCTTCGTCGTTGGTTTTGCATTCGGTCCCCTTTTCTGGGCTCCGTTATCCGAGGTCTTTGGTCGTCGATACATCTACATAGCGTCTTACGCCCTCCTTACCCTCTGGTCTGGTGCTGCCGCCGGTGCTCCTAATGTCGGTGCCCTCCTTGTCTTCCGTTTCTTTGCCGGTTTTTTCGGTTCTTCTCCGCTCGCCAACGCCGGTGGTACAATCTCTGATGTCCTCGACGCCAATCAGCGAGGTCTCGGTATGGCGTTCTTCTCCGCTGCTCCTTTCCTCGGGCCCTCTCTTGGTCCTATCGCCGGAGGTTTCCTTGGTATGACCTCTGGGTGGCGGTGGGTTGAGGGTTTCCTCACCATCTTCTGTGGTATTTTGTTCATCGTTGGTATCATCTTCTGTGGCGAAACTTATGCTCCTGTCATTCTTCGGGCTCGAGCCAAGCGATTGAGTCAGGTCACTGGCAATGTTTACAGGTTCCGAGCGGACGCAAAGAAGCCTTTGAACGTTGTTACCATGTTCAAAGTAAGCTTGATCCGTCCTTGGAAGTTCTTGTTCCTCGAGCCCATTGTTACTATCCTCAGTCTTTACACT GCGCTAATCTACGGCATTCtctacctcttcttcgctgCCTACCCCATCATTTTCCAGAGCGGCCGCGGTTGGAACACCGGTATTGGTGGTCTCGCTTTCCTCGGTGTCCTCGTCGGTACTGTCATTTCGGTCCTTCTTTCGATCTTCGTCTCCAACCCACAATATGTCAAAATTGCGAAAAAGAAGGGCGGCCGTGCTGATCCGGAAGACCGTCTTCCGCCCGCCATGTGGGGTGGTGTCCTCATCGTCATTGGTCTTGCCGGCACCGCTGCCACTGATGGTCCCGATGTCCACTGGATTGCTCCTATCATCTTCGGTATTCCTTTCGGTTGCGGTATCATTGTCGTTTTCTTGTCCGTCTTGGGTTACCTCGTCGACAGTTACACCATCTACGCCGCCTCCGTCCTCGCTGCTAACTCCGTACTCCGATCTCTCTTTGGTGCCGCCTTCCCCTTGTTTACTGTCCAAATGTTCGATAAGATGGGAGTTCACTGGGGTGTTGCTTTGCCCGGTTTCCTCTCTCTCGCTTGTATTCCCGCGACTTGGGTGTTTTACAAGTACGGTGCTGGTATTCGCGCCAAGTGCAAGTACTCTGCCGATGCTGAGCGACAGATGGCGATGATCATGGCTGCTAGGATGGCTCAGTCCAAGcaggaggacgaggaggcTAGAGCGGAGGGCAAAGAGGTTATCTATCCCGCAGGTAGCCGACCTGAAGGTGAAGTCCAAGATGTCCAGCCAGCTGAACAAGAAGGCGGACTGGGCAAAGTTGAGAGCAGAGCGGGTGAATACACCGGCCCTCAGTCCGCTGGCGGTGCGCCTCTCGCTAGGGTCCCCACGCATCTCCACCATGAGTGGACCATATATGAGGCTCTTGCCGATAGGGATGAGAATGATCTTGCAGATGATGAGCGAATCAAGCTCCAGGATTTGCACAACAAATTTGATAACAAGTTGAGAAAGTAA